The Planococcus halocryophilus nucleotide sequence GGTTTTTCAGTAACGATTAACGTTGCCCCTTGATTTGCTGCTTGTTGCGCAAAATCATGGCCATCTACCGTATAACCCGTGATACAAATAAAAGCTGAATTTGTTTTTATATCACGAGAGTCAATTGTTAAATGCTCAATATGTTCTGGCAATGGTCCTTTAATTTGTTTATAAGGAATTGACGCAAGTAATTCTTTGCTGTTCATGAAATCCTCTCCTAACTCTTATGAAACCAATGGAGACAATACATATGCATGAAGCAATGCTGCCGCCGCTTTTAAGGAATCGGTATGTGTACGTTCATACGAATGGGAAGCTTCAATTCCAGGACCGAACAAGGCGTGCTTAATGTCATGTCCTGCACTAATCGCAGCTGATGCATCCGAACCGTAATATGGATAAATGTCTACTTTGTAGTCGATCGAATTCGTTTGTGCTAAAGCAATCAAGTGACGAGTCAAGCCGTAATGATACGGTCCGCTTGAATCTTTTGCGCAAATGGAAACTGTATATTCGTCTGATTCTTGTCCGTCTCCAATCGCGCCCATGTCAACTGCAATGTATTCCTGTGTTTCTAGTGGGATACTCGCGTTTCCACCGTAACCAATTTCTTCATTATTGGAGATATAAAAATGAGTTGTGTATGGCAATTGCTCTTTTGTTTCACTCAATTTTTTTACTAATTGAAGGACTAAAGCAGTACTTGCTTTATCGTCTAAATGTCGAGACTTAACATATCCAGACGCAGTCGCTTCGAACCTTGGCTGAAAT carries:
- a CDS encoding M42 family metallopeptidase, translated to MTYQWNQSETIELLKELVEIPSPSGYTMDVMTKISALLTQWNVEYKTTHKGAVIATIPGENQKQHRLLTAHVDTLGAMVKEIKPSGRLKLSLVGGFKFNAIEGENCLIHKADGSTVSGTILLHQTTVHVYKDAGTAERSADNMEVRLDVKAFSKDEVRGLGIEVGDFVSFQPRFEATASGYVKSRHLDDKASTALVLQLVKKLSETKEQLPYTTHFYISNNEEIGYGGNASIPLETQEYIAVDMGAIGDGQESDEYTVSICAKDSSGPYHYGLTRHLIALAQTNSIDYKVDIYPYYGSDASAAISAGHDIKHALFGPGIEASHSYERTHTDSLKAAAALLHAYVLSPLVS